In the Cellvibrio sp. KY-GH-1 genome, CGAAAATATTGATGAGCAAACCTACCAGTGCAAATCCGGATGCGATGCTAATATTGCGAAAAAATTTGTGATGGTGTGCGAAGGTGATTAATGATCCCTACCGCTGCTGGCATTGTTTCTCGTTTTATACCTATTAATAATTTACGGCTGTGTATTGGGAACCGCCATAGATCGCTTTTAATTACTCAACTTACAATATAAAAGCCCATCTACCGCCGGGCTGGATAGACTTGTTGGCTGCACAAAATTATCCATCCATCTGACCTATTTTGCCTTGTTGGCTTTACCCAAGGCGCTGATTAGCGCCGCCCATCACCACCTCAAGCACCCACCCTTAAACTATTTTTTTGCCGACACTTGCAACTACGATATTCACCGTACATACTACCTACGGCATCCACCGTAGAAGGAGAGTTCAATGGCTACGCCCTCGCAAGCTGAACTGGAAATACTGAATCTGCTCTGGCGTCATAAAGAAGCCAGTGTTCAGTTAATTAACGATGAGTTAAACAAGCTTCGCCCTATTGGTTATACAACCACTCTTAAAACAATGCAGTTGATGGCTCAGAAAGGCTGGCTGGATCGGCGCATGGAGGGAAAGAGTCACATTTATCAAGCACTACTGCAGGAAGATGAGATCAAAGAAAACCTGCTAAGTCGTTTTATTGATTCAACATTTATGGGCTCCCGCAGTCAGCTATTGATGCGACTACTGGGGCAGGAAAAAGTTAGCAAAGATGAGATTCGTGAATTAAAAGAATATTTAAAAAAGCTGGAGGAATAAGGAAATGAATAATTTGTTTAATCAAATGTTCGGTGATCTTGGCTTTGCGCTCGCATGGACACTGTTACATTCAATTTGGCAATTCGCGATTTTTGCGTTCTGCTATGTATGCTTTAGCCGCTTTATTAAAACCTCTGCCTTGCGCTAC is a window encoding:
- a CDS encoding BlaI/MecI/CopY family transcriptional regulator gives rise to the protein MATPSQAELEILNLLWRHKEASVQLINDELNKLRPIGYTTTLKTMQLMAQKGWLDRRMEGKSHIYQALLQEDEIKENLLSRFIDSTFMGSRSQLLMRLLGQEKVSKDEIRELKEYLKKLEE